The Mycoplasmopsis caviae sequence TTATACAACAAGAAGTTAAACTTGGTGTTGATATAAATAAAGAATTAACTTTTGATAACTATGTAGAAAGCAATTTTAATAAGGATGCAATTAAATTAGCAAATTATTTAATTAAAGGTGGAATAGAATACAATCCAATATTTATTTATGCTAAAAGCGGGTTAGGGAAAACACACTTGCTACATGCTATTGGTAACAAATTACAAGAACAAGGCAAAAGTGTAAAATACATAAATCCGAGTATATATGCAAGAGATATTTCTTTTTATTTACAAGAAAATGACCAAGCAAAATTAAAGAGAATAAAAGATGAGTTTGATAATGCAGACTATTTAATGTTTGATGATTTTCAAAGTTATGGGGTTGGCAATAAAAAAGCAACAATTCAAACTATTTATAATATTTTAGATTTTAGATTAAATAATGATAAAATCACTATATTTTGTTCAGATAAGCCTATAAATAACTTAAATGCAATGTTTGATGAGCGTTTAGTTTCAAGACTTTTTATGGGACTTCAACTTGAAATTAAACAACCACAACAAGAAGATTTATTAAGAGTTCTTGATTATATGCTTGACATAAATCAAATGCAACCAGAGGCATGAGAAAAAGAAGCAAAGAATTTTATAACAAGAAATTACTCGACTTCAATAAGAACACTTATTGGTGCTATTACTAGATTAAAATTCTATCGTGCTGAAATGAGTAGAACTAACTCAAAATATACTGTTGCTGTTGTAAATTCAATACTAAAAGACATGCAACAAACAAAAGAAAATATTACACCTGATTCCATTATCGAATATGTCGCAAAATATTACAAAATACCAAAAAAAGAAATCCTTGGTAAAGGAAGACAAAAAGATGTTGTTTTAGCAAGACATATTGCTATTTATGTAATAAGAAACCAACTCGAAATTCCACTTGAACAGATTGGCCAAATTTTTGGTAATAGAGACCATTCGACAATAATTAATGCTATTAAAAAAATTGAAACAGAAAGCGATATGCCTGATAAAACAATAAAAAGAACTATATCAATGATTAGTGATGATATCTACAAATTAAAATAGTTATTCACTGCTTATTAACATTTAAAAAAATAAAAAAGTTAAAAAATATAATAAAAAAAGTTAAAAATTTGCTTTTTTATAAGTTTTCCACAAAATAACAAAACATATTATTAATATATTTAAAAGGAGTTTTTATGAAATTTCACATTAAAAAACAGTTGTTAGATGAAACACTAGAAATAGTAACAAAATATTCTGATCCTATAAATTCACTTTATGGTTTTAGGTGTATATTAATTAAAGTAGAAAATGAAAAAATTACGTTTTCAGCTTCAAATGGTGTTATAAATATTATTAAATCATTAGATGTAGATGATGTTAATATAAAAATAGAAGAAACAGGAATGTTTTTAATACAAGCAAATATTTTTAAGAATGTTATTAAAAAATTAAGTGGGATGATAACTCTTAACCAAGAATTTTCTACAAGATTAGAAATATCACAAAGAAATTCAAATTATAAATTAACAACAAATCCTATAAGTTCATTTCCTGAAATAGAAGAAAATATAAATTTGAAAAAAATTGAAATAGACACTAACGAATTTAGAAAAGCTATAAAATCAACGATATTTGCAGTTAGCCAAGATTCTTCGCTTGTTTATAAATGTATTAATTTTAAATTTAAAGATAATAAATTAAATTTGACAGCAACAGATGCAGCAAGACTTTCTTATTATTCAATGAATTTAAATAATTATCAATACTCAAATGAAGAATTTTCAGTTAATAGTAAAGATGTAAAAGATTTAATACCAGCAGATGCACCTAAAAAAATTACTTTTTTCTTTAATAGAATAAAAATGGGAATTGAATATAAAAATACAGTAATTACTTCAAGAATTGTTGATTTACCTTACCCTGATATTGAAAGTTTATTTACTTCAATGGATATTGAAAATAAATTGTTTATTAAAAAAGAAGAAATTAATGATTTAATAAATAAAGTTTGGCTTGGTACCTCAGATAAACAAAACAGACTTGAATTTACAATAAATAAAAGTGAAATATCTGTATTAAATAAATTAGATGAAATTAGTATATCAGTTGCAAAAACACAAAACTTTAAATTTGAAGGAAAAGCATTCGAATTTGATATTAATTATCATTTTTTAAAAGATGCTCTAAGTGTTTTTGAAGGAGATGTTTTAATTTTATTTGATAAAAATATACAAAAAATTCTTATTGCTTCTGATTCAAATAAAGAATCAAAACAATTAGTTACCCCAATGAGAAGATAATATGAATAATGAAATTTTTTTAAAAGATGAATATATAACAATAGGCCAATTATTAAAAAAAATAGGTTTAATAGATACAGGGGGACAAGCAAAAGCATACTTAATATCTACAAAAATATTAATAAATGATAAAAAACCAAAAGGAAGAAGTGCAAAAGTAAAAATTGGCGACATTGTATGAGTTAATAATAAAGTGTTTGTTATTAAGAAATTAGAGAATCAATATGAAAAATAAATTTGTTCATTTAATACCTTTTGATTTAGGGATTGTGTTTGAAGATGATATTTTATTTGATAAAAAATATCACAAAAATTAAAAAGTGTTTTTGTAGAAAAGATAAGTAATGAATATAAAGAAAAAACAAATTTAATATTAGAAAAAGAAAATATTATTGTTAAAGAAATATATAAAGACAAAATTTTTCTAGCAATTAATAAAAACGGTGTTGGTTGCTTTATAGTTAATGATTTTGAAAAAGAATTTTTAACACAAGAACAAAGAACAAAAGTAGAAAATTTGGATTCTTTTGTTTTTTGACAAAAGAAAACATCTCAATATAATTTTTTAAAAAACCAAAATTTTAAAAGCGAATTAAAAGATGCAATTATTCAAGCAAGAAACAAAATTTTAAAAATTGTTTCAGAAATAAAAGGATTTAAAGAAAGAAAAGTCAAAAGAGAAACCAATTCAACAAATTATAAACATAATGGTTTTTCTTATGTTATGACATTGGTTCTTTCTGATAAATCAATTCAGCATTTTGATGGCAATATTGATTCAAGTTTGGAAAAGTGAATAAAAATCGAAGATTTTGAAGGAATAAAAGGTTCTAAAAGCGATATTATTTGTTCATGATCAGTTGTTTCAATTACCAATTCATATAATTTTGAATCTCTGGTTGAAGAAATGAATAATAACGAAAATTTAAAATCGCTGATAGAATGTGAATTATGAATACAAAATAGATGATTTTTAATTGATGCAACACTAGAAAATGTAAAAAATAAACTTAATAAAATTAAACAAAATTTTTATAATGAAACACTTCTAAAAATAATTGATACTGAATTGCAAACTGATTTTTCTGCAAATATGGGAACTTTTAAAAACAAAATAATTGTTGCGTTAAAGAAAACAAGCGGTATTTTGAATCATTCAAAATCTATTATTGAAAAAAGCAAAAAAAGATTTTCAATTTTTCTTAAAACAATAACAACTTTTCTTAGTGTTGGTTTTTCAATATTAAAAATTATTGAGGTTTGAAGACAAAACAAAAACACTGTCGTAGATATTGCAACACTTATACTTATTTTAGGAGTTACTGTTATTGTTATTTTCTATATTGTTTTTGAAGCAATAAAGAATAGGAGAAAATAATGAAAAATAAAATTCTTTTAATTATTGATGTACAAAAAGGTTTTTGTCGATACAACAACACACAAAAAAATCACAAAAAATTGTAAAATTATCAAACAACAATTATTTTGATATAAAGGTTGCTTCACAATTTATTAATAATGAAAATTCCCCGTATGAAGAAATTTTAAAATGAACAAAATTAAGAAATAAAGATGAAATTGATTTGGTGTCAGGTTTAAAATTTGATGCTATTATCAGAAAAAATACCTACACATTTTGAACTTCTGAATTAAAGGAAAAATTAAAGAAATTAAATAATGGTGAATTACCAAAAGAAATTTATCTTTGTGGTATTGACACAGATTGTTGCGTTTTAAAAACAGCAGTTGATATTTTTGAAAATAACATTAGACCGATTGTCATCAAAGACTTTTGTGCTTCAAATGGTGGAATAAAACAACACAATGCGGGATTAAAAGTTTTAGAAAGACTTATAGGTAAAAATAACATAATTAATTTTGCAGACATATTAAGGAGCGAAAACTAAAAAGTGGCAAGGCCACTTTTAATTTTGGGATTTAATATTGTCCTAAATATCATTCGAAAGTTTTATATTCGTCATCATCACCGGATAATGTTGGATAATTATAAGATGAAAATGCAACCTTAGTTGTTTTTCGACCAATAATTCTAAATTTTGTTGATAAAGTTTTCTTATTTTCATTTTTTGTTATTTTAAGATGCCAACTTAATTTTTGATAATTTGAGAATTTTTCGCCTACAACATGGTTTTCAATTAATTCATTAAATTTCTCTAGTGTGTCAGCTTTATTATCTTGTGATAAGAAATCAAAAGCAAATGTATAATTCAATTCTTCTTGTAAGTCCATTGTGTTTGAACCAAACTTCTTAAGTCCTTGTCCAATAAAACAAAGGAATTTACCACCGGTAATACCAGGGGCTTGATACGATTTCATACTTGTTAGTGTTTTTTTATCAAGTTGATTGAATAAAATTTTATTTTTTGCAAGATAAACAATTAATTTCATTTTGCTATCAAGTGTCATATTTTCTGAACCCGCTTTTAGATTTTTATTAAAACCATCTAAATCAATTTCTTTTGTTTTAGTTGTTGAATCAAGTGAAGCAGTTAATTCTATTTTCAATTTGCCTGTTGCAATATCAGGTGTTAATTTTGAAACATTAACATTAATAGTCGAATTATGTTTTTGTAGTGCTTCAAATCCACTAAGCATTATTTCTTTTTCTGTAATATATGAAGATAAGAAGTATTTTTTGTCAAGTTCAATATTTTGTTTCTTCAACATAACTTTTGTTGCAGAGAAAATTGAATCAAATGTTATGGTTTCTTTTTTAAATCCATCAATAGTTTGAACTATGTTTAAAATTTCGCTTCCTTTTGTAAATTTTATGTTAAATGTAACTGTACCATTGTAGTTGTCAAAACTTTGTATAGATTTTTCTACTGTAATACCTTTGGTTGAAAAATCAAAGTCAGTATGTGTCGTTTTGTCCTTTATTTTTAATTGTTCAGCATCCTTAAATTCTTTTGCCTCTTTACTCTTGAATGTATCATCAACAGAAAATTCCATATTTTGGATTTCTTGTGCGAGGTCACTTAATTTAAAACCTGTAATTTGGATTGTGACCGGTTCACTAATTAGATCTCTAATCTTTTTATTTCTTAATTGAACTGAAAAGGTAATTTTATCTGTGCCTTTCAGCATATCTTTAATAACAACTTCATATTCAGGTCCAAAATTAGGTTTTGTAATACCATCCATTGTTGCACTTGAAGTTACTATATTATTTTTATTTGTGTAATCAAACTCATCTTTTTTAGAAATTAACAACTCTTTTAGTTCTGCTTGAGTTTTAATTTTTGCCAATTTAATCTTTGTTTCTTCATAATGGTATATAGGTTTACCAGCGATTATATAACCTAACGTAAAACTTAAAAAATAATTATCTTGATCTTTTGTAAAAATAATCTTATTTTTTGATGAAGCTTCTTTTGTTGAAAAAGTTTGAGCTGTAATTTTATGGTTAAATAGTGTTAAACCTTGTTTTTCTTTTTTAATTGTTCCTAGTGCCGTTCCAAAGTTAGGCTTTGATGAAAAGACTAATTCACTGTTATTTTCAAGTGAGTTTAAAATATTAATTACTTCAAGATTTTCAATAACTTTTGTATCATTAAGAACTTTTAGAGATTGAACGATAGTTTTGTGTGTTTTTTGAACATTAAGAGAAAATGTTTTACTATATGTTTTATTTTGAAACTCGAATTCAACTTTAATATTTCTTTTACCTACTTGAACTTCATCAAGATTATTTGGTTCACTATTAACAAATTTATATTTTATATTTGTGAACAGTGAACTATTTTTTAAACCAGTAAGTTTAACTTTGTTTATATCAATATCATAAGCGTTAATCTTATCAATATCACCCTCATAAGTTAATTTAGCATTTGCTAATTCATCGTCGAGATTAACATCATTTGTAGTTTTATAAACAACTTCTGTACTTGCTTCTTTATTAAGTTTATTATTATAAATGTTTTTGTGTTCAATACGGTATTTGAGTTTTAGTTTGTTTGTATTTGTTATTTCTTCAACAGACACAAAAACAACTTTAATAAAGTAAGGTAGTGAAACAACTTTAATGGTATTATATTCACCCATAGCATTATCTAATAAATCTGTTTTGAATTCTTCTTTGGTAAATTCGCCATTTTGAATAATGCTTATTTTTTGTAAAATATTTTCTAATTCATTATCACTTATTCTAAAGTTTTCAAGTGTAAATTTTTTAGTTGAACTCAATTCATTTGTATATTTATTTTTGAGTTTTATACTAAATTTATATTCGTTAATTGTCCTGCTGATTTCTTCGAATTCAACTGTTTCATAGATTTTTTTGTCAAAATTGCTAAAAGCAACTAACGAGCTATTAACATCTTTTGAATATAACTCATGTTGTTTCTTTACACTTGCACTTAGTTTATTTAATTCTTCGTCAATATTAGAAAATTTTTTAGTTTTTACATTTACTGTCTTGTGTTCTGATTTGTTTGTATCCTTAGATTTATCAACAACAAAAAATGTAACATCGACACTAATATGATCACTATTTTCAACAATTGAAACAAGTTTAAATTCAACTTTTGGATCTAAGTTTGCAATTTGTAATCCTTCAATTTTTTGTTCTACAACCTCAAATGCATATAGATTAGGTTTTGCTGATATCTTTACAATATCTCTTAAATTATTAAACTGTTCATTTGGAGATATAAGTATTACATCTGACAAGTTATTTTGATTGTTCACATCTTTAACCTGATAAGAAATAGTAATTTTATTTTGTGCAGCAATTGAAATATCATTAAAAACCAATTGAACTCTTGAATCTAGATTGGTTATATTAAAAGCATTCTCTTTTTGTGAAAGTATTTGTTCCTTTGTTAGGTTGGCTTTTAATTCGAATTTTATTTGCTTTGCTAATGTATTAAGTTCATCTTTGCTTAATTCATGCTTTTGTGGTTTTACTTCTGTACCACATGAAGAAGCGACAACAGGTAGGCTTGTTAGTCCGCCAATAAATGGAGCAAAAATTAATGCCTTTTTTCTATTCTTTTTCATTTATCTCTTCCTTTTTATATCTTTTAGATATAACTAAATTATATTAAATCTAATGATTTGATATTAAGATTCTTTTTTAGTAACAAAAAGCAAAAAGTGGCAAACGCCACTTTTATATTAGTATGAACCAAGTTCTCAAGTAAATACTTCGCTTGTTTCTTCTGTTGTTGGAGTATATGTTTTCAATTCATCTTCTGTTTTTTTTGTATTTCTACTTATGATAATAAATTTAACATTTATTTTCTTTTCTTGTGAGTTTCCTAAAGCGGTAAGGTGTCATGTTCTAGGTGAGAAAGCTGAAAATGTTGAACCCACTACATAAGTTTTGACTAACGAGTCAAATTTTTCTGTTTCATCTGTTTCTGCATCATTTTTAATAAAATCAAAAATATAGCTATATTTGAAATCATCTTCAAATGTAAATGGACTAGGACTATATTTTTTTAAACCATATTGAATGTAACTTTTTGGTATTGAACTAGTTAAAGGTCTAATGCTTTTTATGATTTTAATCATAGAGTCTTCTAATTTTGCAAAAAGAAGATTATTTTTTGCTAGATAAACAAGAAGTTTCATTTTGGCAGCAAATTCCATATTTTGAGTACTTGTTTTTAGACTCTTGCTAAAACCATTGATTGTATATTCTTTCGTTTCAGTTTTTGAATCTAAAGTAAATGTCACAGTAATCTTAATAGTTCCATTTGATACATCGCTAGTTAGAGATGTAACTTCTGCTTTAATTGTTGAATTATATTTTTGGAATTTTTCAAAACCGGAAATTGAAATTTCGCTTTTTGTTATGTATGATGCTAAGAAGTAAGAAGCATCCAATTTAACATTATTTTTTACTAATTCAACTTTTGTGTTTTCTTTAATTTTTTCTAATGTAATTTCTTCGACTTTAAAACCTGAAACAATGTGACCAATATTGACAATTTCATCATTTTTTGTAAATTTTAAATTAAATGTAACAGTACCAGCATAATTATCAAAACTTGTTATTGTTTTTTCAACTGTTATACCTTTTGAAGTTAAGTTAATTTCTGAATTTGTGGTTTTGTCCTTAATCTTCAAGTTTGATACATCTGTAAAGTCTTTTGCTTCACTAGATTTAAATGAATCTTCAATTGTGAAGTTCATTTTTTCTATTTCGCCCATAAGCTGACTAGCTTTAAAACCAGTAATTTCAATTTTAATCGCATTACTAATTAAGTTATTAATCTTTTTACTTTTTAGTTGAGCATTAAATGTTAATTTGTCATTGCCTCTTGTTAATTCAGTGATAACAACTTCATAACCATCTCCAAAGTCAGGTTTGATTATTCCATCAACTGTTGCATCTGTAACATATGTTGTTGCTTTGTTTTTGTAATCAAATTCAGCTTTCTTTTGTTCAAGCAATGTTTTTAAGTCTTCTTTTTTTACTAATTTAGGTAATGTTACTGTTGTTGTTTCATAATGATATGTTGCAACATTGCTAAGAACATATCCTAACGTAAATGTTAAATAATAATTGTTTGTATCTTTTTTAAAAATAACCTTATTTTTAGATAATAAATCCTTTTTTGAAAAGGCTAATGCAATTAGTTTGTGATTAAATAATACTTTGCCACTTGTTGTTTTTATAGTACCAAATTGTTTTCTAAAACCTTTTGCATCATAAATAAGTTCTGTATTATCTGTAAGTTTTTCTAGCTCATCGATAACATCTGCATTTTCAAAAATGCTTATACTATTAAGATTTTTTAGAGATGAATTTATATTTTTGTGTGATTTTTGAACTTTTAGTTCTAAAACTCTTGTGTGTTGTTTTCCTTTAAAATTAAATGTAACTTCTATTTTTCTAGTTCCGTTTTGAACTTCATCACGGTCATCAGGTTTTGTTTTGACAAAACTTAAATTAATGTTGCTTAATTCATTCTCATTCTTTAGACCTGTTAATTTAATTTTATTTATTTCAACATCATATGCATTTACTTTTTCAATACCGCCTTCATATGTGAGTGTAGCATTTTCAAAAATTCCTTCAATATCAATAGTGCCTTGGCTCACATATGTAACTTTTATCGTTTTCGTTTTAGTTGAATGATTATTTGGAATATTTTTCTTAGAAATTTTGTATTCAACCACCAATTTATTTGGTTCTTGTGAATCTCTTGTTGAAATAAAGTCTACTTTTGTATTATCTGAAAGACCACTAATTGTTACTGTTTTATATATACCATTTGGGTTATTCAATAAATCTGATTCAAATTCTTCTTTAGTGTGTGAGCTGTTTTGTTGAATTGAAACACTTTCCAAAATTTGATTTAGTTCTTCAGTAGATAATGCTAATTCATTAAATGTGAATTCTTTCTTTTCACTCTTTTCTTTTGTATATTTGTTTTGTAGTTTAAATTCAAATTTATAGTTATCTTTTTCCTTTGTTTTTTCTTCAAAATCAACTATTTCAAAGACTTTGTTGTCAAAATTACTAAAAGTGATTTTATCCTTACTCATTTCACTTCAAGGTGTATTACTAATGTCTGTAACATTTGCACTTACATTTGTTAATTCTTCAACAATGCTTGGAAATTCTTTAGCTTTTATTTTTATTGTTCTAGGTTCCGATTCATTTGTAGTTTTTGACTTGTCAACAATAGAAAATGTAACATTAACACTAATATAATCACTATTTTCAACAACTGAAATAAGTTTAAATTCAACTTTTGGATCAATATTTTTAATTTCTAAACCATCGGTTTTTTTCTCTACAAGCTCAAATGCATATAAATTAGGTTTTGCTTTTATTTCTATTACATCTCTTAAATGGTTTAATTGATTAAATGTTGTAAGGTCTATTAATTTCAATTCATCATTTATTATCACATCTGATAAGTTATTTTGATTAGTTTTGTCCTTAACTTGATAAGAAATAATAATTTTATTTTGTGCATCAATTGAAATATCTTTAAAAACCAATTGAACTCTTGAATCTAGGTTAGTTATATTAAAAGCATTTTCTTTTTGTGAAAGTATTTGTTCCTTTGTTAGGTCGGCTATTAATTCGAATTTAATTTGTTTGGCCAATGTATTAAGTTCATCTTTGCTTAATTCATGCTTTTGCGGTTTTACTTCTGTACCACACGAAGAAGCAATAAGCGGTAAATTTACTATTGCACCTGCTAATGGCAATAAAGCTAATGCCTTCTTTCTATTCTTTTTCATTTATCTCTTCCTTTTATATCTTTTAGATATAACTAAATTATATAAAAATGCAAAATAAAAATAAACCCAATGGTTTATTTGTGATATCTAGTTTTTGTATTTGTTTTTTCCAACTTGAACTTCAACATTTGTTTCAATTTCAATTTTTCTTGTCTTAATATTGCTTGCATTTAAGATGTGTCTTGCTATTTCTGCATCTTCTGTATCGTGATATTTGTCATCTTCATAAACAACTTCGCTAATACCTGACTGTGCAATTGTCTTAGCACAACTTGAACAAGGGTAAAGTGAAGTAAAAATTGTACAACCATCAAGATTATTATTTGTATTTAATATTGCATTCATTTCAGCATGAACAACATAAGCATATTTTGTTTCTTTTGGGCTTTCACCTTCGCGGTCTCATGGAAATTCATCATCAATACCTTTTGGCATTCCATTATAACCAAGTGCAATAATTCTTTTGTGTTCATTTACAATGCAAGCGCCAACTTTTGTTGAAGGATCTTTAGATCTCAATGCAGACACTTTAGCTAATGCCATAAAGTATCCATCTCAATATAACGATTTATTTTTCATGTGTTTAATTATACTTTTAATGGCGAAAAAATAAAATTTAGTGGCAAAAGTGAAAAAAATTAAAAATTTTTAAAACATATCAAAAAACCAAAACAACTATAAAACAGTTGTTTTGGTAAAAAATTTACAATTAACAGGATTGTTGATGCATTAAGAAAGATAAAAGCAGTACTTATCGATAGTTTAAACACGAGAGAAGAAACTTTTTTAAGAGTTAGAAATCCAGAATATTACACAAATTTAAGTAAAACATTAGGATATCAAAATATCCCTAAACGGGGTAAAGTTGATGAATTAGGTCCATTTTACTAGAATCAAAATAATATACTTACCATAAAAACCTATTTTATAGGCATTTATAAAAAATCAAATTTCAAACTGTCAAAATCAAGAGCACATTCATCAGTTTTTTGAATCAAAACAGGATTTGATAGAAATGAATTTCTCGCCTTTTTTTCGAAATTTGTTGATTTATCTAATTTTCAAATTTGGTTTCTTAATTTTTTAATTTCTTCATTGCTTAATTCTTTTTTTAAAAATATCATTGGTATAAATTAGCAACCTTTTCAGTAAAATATTTTTTCAATGAATGAATAATTATTTTGGAATACTAATTGCAAATTATGGGAAATTGATACTATATTTGTTTGCATCTGTTAAATATACTAACCTAATATAGCGAATGATTAAATCTTACTTGAGTATTGCGTTTGCTTATATTATCAACAAAAAAATCAAAAGATAAAAAAATTAATTTAGTATCAATTTTTATAAAAAGTAAACCTTTGTCAATAACTTAAATAAAAAAAATAGTAAACCGCTGTTTACTATAGTAAATCTTTAATTTGTTCCATTTTATTTAGGAAGAGTTCTTTGGTTTCCTTAGGGCATTCAACAGCAACATTAGCAAAAGCTTCTGGTCCTGTATGAATAGCAACAACTGGAGCTAGTCAACCAACAAAAGGTTCTTGCTTATACTGAATTCTAAATTCTTCAATATATTTTTCTTGTTCTTCTTGTGAAGCACCGGTGTGAACATAAGCAGAAATTAGTTCATTGTCTTTATTTTCAAGTTTAAAATCTTTTGCCTTAGAAGCAATATTTTTGATTGTACTTTTAGCAAAAACACGCCCCACGCCCTCTTTTTTTAATTCTCCCCTATCAACAGAAATCAATGGCACAATTTTAAATAGTTTTGCAATTGCAGCAGCTGCAGGGTGTAATCTACCACCTTTTACTAAATAATCATTGTATTTAGGTATAAGTGTAATTGATTTATGAAAACTACCGTCTTCAATAAACTTAATATATTCTTCAAATTTTGATGGATCTTTAGCCATTTGTTGTTCAAATCAAATTAAATCCAAAACAATAAGTTGAACAATTTCAATTGATTTAATGGCTCTTAATTTTGGAAATTCTTCTTCCATTGTTTTAGAAGTCTGATATGTACTTGACAAATGATGTGAAATAGGATAAAAAATTATTTTGTCATATTCCTTAGATAATTTTTCAAAAAGTTCACTTGTTTTAGCTAAATTAATAACTGATGTTTTAACTTTAGCTTTTTTTGTATAGTAATTAAACAAATTAGATGTGTTGATATCAACACCATCTTCAAATTCTTTATCATCCACGTTTATGTGAAGTGGAGTATAAAA is a genomic window containing:
- a CDS encoding lipoprotein 17-related variable surface protein, producing the protein MKKNRKKALIFAPFIGGLTSLPVVASSCGTEVKPQKHELSKDELNTLAKQIKFELKANLTKEQILSQKENAFNITNLDSRVQLVFNDISIAAQNKITISYQVKDVNNQNNLSDVILISPNEQFNNLRDIVKISAKPNLYAFEVVEQKIEGLQIANLDPKVEFKLVSIVENSDHISVDVTFFVVDKSKDTNKSEHKTVNVKTKKFSNIDEELNKLSASVKKQHELYSKDVNSSLVAFSNFDKKIYETVEFEEISRTINEYKFSIKLKNKYTNELSSTKKFTLENFRISDNELENILQKISIIQNGEFTKEEFKTDLLDNAMGEYNTIKVVSLPYFIKVVFVSVEEITNTNKLKLKYRIEHKNIYNNKLNKEASTEVVYKTTNDVNLDDELANAKLTYEGDIDKINAYDIDINKVKLTGLKNSSLFTNIKYKFVNSEPNNLDEVQVGKRNIKVEFEFQNKTYSKTFSLNVQKTHKTIVQSLKVLNDTKVIENLEVINILNSLENNSELVFSSKPNFGTALGTIKKEKQGLTLFNHKITAQTFSTKEASSKNKIIFTKDQDNYFLSFTLGYIIAGKPIYHYEETKIKLAKIKTQAELKELLISKKDEFDYTNKNNIVTSSATMDGITKPNFGPEYEVVIKDMLKGTDKITFSVQLRNKKIRDLISEPVTIQITGFKLSDLAQEIQNMEFSVDDTFKSKEAKEFKDAEQLKIKDKTTHTDFDFSTKGITVEKSIQSFDNYNGTVTFNIKFTKGSEILNIVQTIDGFKKETITFDSIFSATKVMLKKQNIELDKKYFLSSYITEKEIMLSGFEALQKHNSTINVNVSKLTPDIATGKLKIELTASLDSTTKTKEIDLDGFNKNLKAGSENMTLDSKMKLIVYLAKNKILFNQLDKKTLTSMKSYQAPGITGGKFLCFIGQGLKKFGSNTMDLQEELNYTFAFDFLSQDNKADTLEKFNELIENHVVGEKFSNYQKLSWHLKITKNENKKTLSTKFRIIGRKTTKVAFSSYNYPTLSGDDDEYKTFEWYLGQY
- the dnaA gene encoding chromosomal replication initiator protein DnaA, whose protein sequence is MEQNKGLKDAITMKANTLTFLKSLSADVNDQMLYKNFISNFTIVSIDQNNHVKIQTWLQKPSLEIVVKMLDANILKALEETFEKRCSYEFIHVVNPKLKTTKSSSTKTNSKVIQQEVKLGVDINKELTFDNYVESNFNKDAIKLANYLIKGGIEYNPIFIYAKSGLGKTHLLHAIGNKLQEQGKSVKYINPSIYARDISFYLQENDQAKLKRIKDEFDNADYLMFDDFQSYGVGNKKATIQTIYNILDFRLNNDKITIFCSDKPINNLNAMFDERLVSRLFMGLQLEIKQPQQEDLLRVLDYMLDINQMQPEAWEKEAKNFITRNYSTSIRTLIGAITRLKFYRAEMSRTNSKYTVAVVNSILKDMQQTKENITPDSIIEYVAKYYKIPKKEILGKGRQKDVVLARHIAIYVIRNQLEIPLEQIGQIFGNRDHSTIINAIKKIETESDMPDKTIKRTISMISDDIYKLK
- a CDS encoding isochorismatase family protein, producing MSIQQHTKKSQKIVKLSNNNYFDIKVASQFINNENSPYEEILKWTKLRNKDEIDLVSGLKFDAIIRKNTYTFWTSELKEKLKKLNNGELPKEIYLCGIDTDCCVLKTAVDIFENNIRPIVIKDFCASNGGIKQHNAGLKVLERLIGKNNIINFADILRSEN
- a CDS encoding RNA-binding S4 domain-containing protein yields the protein MNNEIFLKDEYITIGQLLKKIGLIDTGGQAKAYLISTKILINDKKPKGRSAKVKIGDIVWVNNKVFVIKKLENQYEK
- the dnaN gene encoding DNA polymerase III subunit beta, encoding MKFHIKKQLLDETLEIVTKYSDPINSLYGFRCILIKVENEKITFSASNGVINIIKSLDVDDVNIKIEETGMFLIQANIFKNVIKKLSGMITLNQEFSTRLEISQRNSNYKLTTNPISSFPEIEENINLKKIEIDTNEFRKAIKSTIFAVSQDSSLVYKCINFKFKDNKLNLTATDAARLSYYSMNLNNYQYSNEEFSVNSKDVKDLIPADAPKKITFFFNRIKMGIEYKNTVITSRIVDLPYPDIESLFTSMDIENKLFIKKEEINDLINKVWLGTSDKQNRLEFTINKSEISVLNKLDEISISVAKTQNFKFEGKAFEFDINYHFLKDALSVFEGDVLILFDKNIQKILIASDSNKESKQLVTPMRR